Proteins from one Terriglobus tenax genomic window:
- the eno gene encoding phosphopyruvate hydratase, which translates to MTEIVSIHAREILDSRGNPTVEADVLLSGGAMGRAAVPSGASTGEHEAVELRDGDKEVYLGKGVLQAVENVESILAPELAGMDASNQRLIDATMIAIDGTENKSKLGANAILAVSMATARAAAAQLKLPLYRYLGGVNASILPTPMMNILNGGAHADNNVDFQEFMVMPVGAESFSDALRWGTEVFHTLKGVLKKKGLNTAVGDEGGFAPSLKSNVEAIEVILEAIELSGYKAGEQIAIALDPASSEFYNKETGKYVFKKSDKRELSSEEMASFWESWCRQYPIVSIEDGLAEDDWAGWKILTEKVGNFVQLVGDDLFVTNTSRLQQGIEQGVANSILIKVNQIGTISETLEAIELGRRYGYTSIISHRSGETEDTFIADLAVATGAGQIKTGSASRTDRIAKYNQLLRIEEELGQGATFLGIESINCGE; encoded by the coding sequence ATGACCGAGATTGTTTCCATCCACGCACGCGAGATTCTGGATTCGCGCGGTAACCCTACTGTTGAAGCCGACGTTCTGCTCTCTGGCGGTGCCATGGGCCGCGCTGCTGTTCCTTCGGGCGCTTCCACCGGTGAGCACGAGGCTGTTGAGCTGCGTGACGGTGACAAGGAAGTCTACCTGGGCAAGGGCGTTCTGCAGGCTGTCGAGAACGTGGAGAGCATCCTGGCTCCCGAACTGGCGGGCATGGACGCCAGCAACCAGCGCCTGATCGACGCGACGATGATCGCCATCGACGGCACCGAGAACAAGAGCAAGCTGGGCGCCAACGCCATCCTGGCGGTTTCCATGGCAACGGCCCGCGCCGCCGCCGCACAACTGAAGCTGCCGCTGTATCGCTACCTCGGCGGCGTGAATGCCAGCATTCTGCCTACGCCGATGATGAACATTCTGAACGGCGGCGCGCACGCCGACAACAACGTGGACTTCCAGGAGTTCATGGTCATGCCGGTCGGCGCCGAGAGCTTCTCCGATGCTCTGCGCTGGGGCACCGAGGTCTTCCACACCCTGAAGGGCGTGCTGAAGAAGAAGGGCCTGAACACCGCCGTGGGCGACGAGGGCGGTTTCGCTCCCTCGCTGAAGTCGAACGTTGAAGCCATCGAGGTTATCCTCGAGGCCATCGAGCTGTCTGGCTACAAGGCCGGCGAGCAGATCGCCATTGCGCTCGACCCCGCTTCCTCCGAGTTCTACAACAAGGAGACCGGCAAGTACGTCTTCAAGAAGAGCGACAAGCGCGAGCTGTCGAGCGAAGAGATGGCAAGTTTCTGGGAGAGCTGGTGCCGCCAGTACCCCATCGTTTCCATCGAAGACGGCCTGGCCGAGGACGATTGGGCTGGCTGGAAGATCCTGACCGAGAAGGTCGGCAACTTCGTACAGCTGGTGGGCGACGACCTGTTCGTCACCAACACCAGCCGCCTGCAGCAGGGCATTGAGCAGGGCGTGGCCAACTCGATCCTGATCAAGGTGAACCAGATCGGAACGATCTCCGAGACGCTGGAGGCCATTGAGCTGGGCCGCCGTTACGGCTACACCTCGATCATCTCGCACCGTTCGGGCGAGACCGAGGACACCTTCATCGCCGACCTGGCGGTTGCCACCGGCGCCGGCCAGATCAAGACCGGATCGGCCAGCCGCACGGACCGTATCGCCAAGTACAACCAGCTTCTCCGCATTGAAGAAGAGCTGGGCCAGGGCGCGACCTTCCTCGGCATCGAATCGATCAACTGCGGCGAGTAA
- a CDS encoding DUF2059 domain-containing protein, which produces MFARLSIAVLCGACSLSAAAQTSAVPPPPVAPTAEVHIRPAHPATEAQIREYFALTHLDQSMKTLMTQMVSTYRATSAPYFPESFWEDMNRTLGSFDFLGKLVPVYQEYISEDDLGTVIAFYKTTAGRHLLEAQPLMMAETQKRFREMGQQLGLEVAMRHKDEIAAAQKKYEEEIAARQNSSKK; this is translated from the coding sequence ATGTTTGCCAGACTCTCCATTGCTGTTTTGTGCGGCGCTTGCAGCCTGAGCGCCGCCGCGCAAACATCCGCGGTGCCTCCGCCTCCTGTTGCACCCACCGCTGAGGTGCACATACGGCCCGCGCACCCGGCTACCGAAGCGCAGATCCGGGAATACTTCGCGCTGACCCACCTGGACCAGTCCATGAAGACCCTGATGACGCAGATGGTCAGCACCTACCGTGCGACCTCCGCGCCGTATTTCCCGGAGAGCTTCTGGGAAGACATGAACAGGACTCTTGGCAGCTTCGACTTCCTTGGCAAGCTGGTTCCGGTCTACCAGGAGTACATCTCGGAAGACGATCTGGGGACTGTGATCGCGTTCTACAAGACCACGGCCGGCCGGCATCTTCTGGAGGCTCAGCCCCTGATGATGGCGGAGACCCAGAAGCGCTTCCGTGAGATGGGGCAGCAGCTTGGCCTGGAAGTGGCGATGCGGCACAAGGACGAGATTGCCGCTGCCCAGAAAAAATACGAAGAAGAGATTGCCGCCAGGCAGAACAGCTCGAAGAAGTAG
- a CDS encoding acyltransferase family protein produces MKLPQLRRITRDGKWIPEIDGLRFIAIASVYLFHIAGETVARAGHPVAIQSRYSALTWIISNFDRGVRLFFVISGFILALPFARHLLAREKPVSLRKFYLRRVTRLEPPYILSVILFTVLFGVYSHGITADFLRHALASLFYLHNLIYADISPVNMVTWSLEVEIQFYLLAPLFMQVFRIPGKHLRRTLLALAILGIGLLQGPVLLSARGRISIAYYVQYFLAGLLLADIYVLDLAGLRESLRWDAIAVLVLAAMYELPHDALYAHIALPLLLPFLCLAALKSMVFRKIMRLEWVAVLGGMCYSIYLMHLVLVAVLFKVTRRLVVFDDYVANLSTQVLVLTPPVLLLCITYFVLIERPCMDPHWPVKLWHRLTGRSGAEVAELDTAGIS; encoded by the coding sequence ATGAAATTACCGCAGCTTCGCCGCATTACCCGCGATGGAAAGTGGATACCGGAGATTGATGGCCTGCGTTTTATCGCCATCGCCTCGGTCTACCTGTTCCATATTGCCGGAGAGACCGTAGCGCGGGCCGGGCATCCGGTGGCCATTCAGTCGCGCTACAGCGCATTGACCTGGATCATCAGCAACTTCGACCGTGGCGTGCGGCTGTTTTTTGTCATCAGCGGCTTTATCCTGGCGCTGCCCTTTGCGCGGCACCTTCTGGCGCGGGAGAAGCCGGTTTCCCTGCGGAAGTTCTACCTGCGCCGTGTCACACGGCTTGAACCGCCTTATATTCTGTCCGTCATCCTGTTTACCGTACTGTTTGGCGTGTACAGCCACGGCATTACGGCTGACTTTCTGCGGCATGCGCTGGCCAGCCTCTTCTACCTGCACAACCTGATCTATGCCGACATCAGCCCGGTCAACATGGTGACCTGGAGCCTGGAGGTGGAGATCCAGTTCTACCTGCTGGCGCCGCTGTTCATGCAGGTCTTCCGTATCCCGGGAAAACATCTGCGGCGTACCCTGCTGGCCCTGGCCATCCTGGGCATCGGCCTGCTGCAGGGGCCTGTTCTGCTCAGCGCACGCGGCCGCATCAGCATTGCCTACTATGTACAGTACTTCCTGGCAGGGCTTCTGCTGGCTGACATTTACGTGCTGGACCTGGCCGGGCTTCGCGAGTCGCTGCGCTGGGATGCCATTGCCGTTCTGGTGCTGGCGGCAATGTATGAACTTCCGCATGACGCGCTCTATGCCCATATCGCACTGCCGTTGCTGCTTCCCTTCCTGTGCCTGGCCGCGCTCAAGAGCATGGTCTTCCGCAAGATCATGCGGCTGGAGTGGGTCGCCGTGCTGGGCGGCATGTGCTACAGCATCTACCTGATGCACCTGGTCCTGGTCGCAGTGCTCTTCAAGGTGACGCGCCGGCTGGTGGTCTTTGACGACTACGTCGCAAACCTGAGCACGCAGGTACTGGTGCTGACGCCACCGGTACTGCTGCTGTGCATCACCTACTTTGTGCTGATTGAACGTCCCTGCATGGACCCGCACTGGCCGGTAAAGCTGTGGCACCGTCTGACCGGACGCTCCGGGGCAGAGGTGGCAGAGCTGGATACGGCGGGAATCTCGTAG